Proteins encoded within one genomic window of Lysinibacillus louembei:
- a CDS encoding DUF2332 domain-containing protein, with translation MEKLITAFQRFATYEAKGNSPLYKYWCEHIITNELLLQLMKHIPLTQPKPNLFFASVQYLAMQKETPLKHVFDHPFKVDFAESFQLLIQFCTQYEDELIHLFQTKLVQTNEVQRASYLYPIFSEIAQKVNKPLTLIEIGTSAGLLLNLDGYRYEINQSPSISYGDENSYLTLYAQNLGKPLPLFKKPSIKHRIGIDLNIIDLKDEEQYLWLKSLIWPELIHRKENLEKARTIHAYYPKLLYTGDFRKILPSIFEEQDLKDSQVIIFHTHVANQFTVQLKEKLLTTLKQLSNLHSIYHIYNNLYDSDLHVDFIEQEMMLSMKTLKNTDGHGNFFYWS, from the coding sequence ATGGAGAAATTAATTACAGCTTTTCAGCGCTTTGCTACTTATGAAGCAAAGGGTAATAGCCCACTGTATAAATATTGGTGTGAGCACATCATTACTAATGAGCTACTGTTACAGCTAATGAAACATATCCCACTAACGCAGCCAAAGCCAAATTTATTTTTTGCCTCCGTGCAATATCTAGCTATGCAAAAGGAAACACCTTTGAAACATGTGTTCGATCATCCCTTTAAGGTTGATTTTGCAGAAAGCTTTCAGCTGCTTATTCAATTCTGTACACAATATGAGGATGAGCTAATCCACTTATTCCAAACAAAGCTTGTCCAAACGAATGAGGTACAACGTGCTAGCTATTTGTATCCTATTTTTTCCGAAATTGCTCAAAAGGTAAATAAGCCTTTAACATTAATTGAAATTGGCACAAGTGCTGGCTTATTATTGAATTTAGATGGTTATCGCTATGAAATAAACCAATCCCCTTCAATTTCTTATGGGGACGAAAATAGTTATTTAACGCTCTATGCTCAAAACTTAGGCAAACCGCTACCTTTATTCAAAAAGCCTTCTATTAAGCATCGTATTGGTATTGATTTAAATATTATTGACCTAAAAGATGAAGAACAGTATTTATGGTTAAAAAGCTTAATTTGGCCAGAGCTTATCCATAGAAAAGAAAATTTAGAGAAAGCACGCACGATTCACGCGTACTATCCTAAACTTTTATACACAGGAGATTTTAGAAAGATTCTCCCATCCATATTTGAAGAGCAAGACTTAAAAGACAGCCAAGTGATTATTTTTCATACACATGTAGCCAATCAGTTTACAGTGCAGTTAAAAGAAAAGCTGTTAACAACGCTCAAGCAATTAAGTAACCTGCATAGTATTTACCATATCTATAATAATTTATATGATTCAGACTTGCATGTAGATTTTATTGAGCAAGAAATGATGCTATCAATGAAAACGTTAAAAAATACTGATGGACATGGAAACTTCTTTTATTGGAGCTAA
- a CDS encoding 5-oxoprolinase subunit C family protein: protein MTITVIKPGLFSTLQDGGRYASQQYGVIVSGAMDRLSYHIGQLLLQQENKAAIEITMIGPTLRFDVDTVIAITGANFLPLLNDKPCPMWRPVSVKAGSVLQCATATIGARGYIAVKHGLQVPGILGSRSTYLRAKIGGFHGRALQKGDVLPIRASDARRTNYFVKPEHFIEFSNDVTIRITEGTEWQAFTKESQEFFLSTAFQLSTDADRMGYRLQSDMCLTRSLQKDLISEAVTFGTIQVPPSGQPIVLMADCQTTGGYPKIAQVIQADLPKLAQLQPLAKIRFTTVSIEEAQNIYMRQQQQLALLKNFL from the coding sequence ATGACGATTACAGTAATAAAACCAGGACTTTTTTCAACCTTGCAAGATGGCGGGCGCTATGCTAGCCAGCAATATGGGGTTATCGTGAGCGGTGCAATGGATAGGTTATCTTATCACATCGGGCAATTATTACTACAGCAAGAAAATAAAGCAGCTATCGAAATAACGATGATTGGCCCTACTTTACGCTTTGATGTAGATACGGTCATCGCAATTACTGGTGCCAATTTCCTGCCACTGTTAAACGATAAGCCTTGCCCTATGTGGCGCCCTGTTTCCGTGAAGGCAGGAAGTGTTTTGCAATGTGCAACCGCTACAATTGGTGCTAGAGGCTATATTGCCGTCAAGCATGGCTTGCAAGTACCTGGCATTTTAGGTAGCCGCAGTACTTATTTGCGCGCAAAAATAGGCGGCTTTCACGGTCGTGCTCTACAAAAGGGGGATGTGTTGCCAATCAGAGCAAGCGATGCTAGACGTACAAATTATTTTGTGAAGCCAGAGCATTTTATCGAGTTTTCTAATGATGTAACGATTCGTATAACAGAGGGAACAGAGTGGCAAGCCTTTACAAAGGAAAGCCAAGAGTTCTTTTTATCGACAGCTTTTCAATTATCAACAGATGCTGATCGCATGGGTTATCGGCTACAAAGCGATATGTGCTTAACACGCTCGCTGCAAAAGGATTTAATTTCCGAGGCGGTTACATTCGGTACTATTCAAGTACCACCTAGCGGGCAGCCGATTGTGTTAATGGCAGATTGCCAAACAACAGGTGGGTATCCAAAAATTGCACAAGTGATTCAAGCGGATTTACCAAAGCTCGCACAGCTTCAACCATTAGCGAAAATCCGCTTTACCACTGTCTCAATAGAAGAAGCACAGAATATTTATATGAGGCAGCAACAGCAATTAGCATTATTAAAAAATTTTTTATAA
- a CDS encoding LamB/YcsF family protein, translating to MYKVDINCDLGEGFGNYRLGEAEEILQYITSVNIACGFHAGDPAVMRETIKLALQYDVKIGAHPGLPDLVGFGRREMAISPQEAYDMVVYQIGALQAFLTTMHAQMQHVKPHGALYNMATKNQALAEAVAQAVYDVSPKLILFGLASSALTEAGEKIGLQTAHEVFADRTYQSDGTLTSRNEPNALITSGEQAVQQIVQMVKHGKVTSQQGIDVVLRADTICLHGDGEHAVQFAQLVQQKLLAEQIVVKAFQ from the coding sequence ATGTATAAAGTAGATATAAATTGCGATTTAGGTGAAGGCTTTGGCAATTATCGATTAGGTGAAGCGGAGGAAATACTGCAATATATCACTTCAGTCAACATTGCCTGTGGCTTTCATGCAGGTGACCCGGCAGTGATGCGTGAAACGATTAAATTAGCGTTACAATATGATGTGAAAATTGGTGCACATCCTGGTCTGCCTGATTTAGTTGGCTTTGGCCGGCGTGAAATGGCGATTTCACCGCAGGAAGCATACGATATGGTTGTCTATCAAATCGGTGCATTGCAAGCATTTTTAACAACAATGCATGCACAAATGCAGCATGTAAAGCCACATGGTGCTTTATATAATATGGCAACGAAAAATCAAGCGTTAGCAGAGGCGGTTGCCCAAGCTGTTTACGATGTTTCACCAAAGTTAATTTTATTTGGCTTAGCTTCAAGTGCTTTAACAGAAGCGGGAGAAAAAATCGGTTTACAAACAGCACACGAGGTGTTTGCGGATCGTACGTATCAGTCAGATGGCACGCTTACGTCACGCAATGAGCCAAACGCGCTCATTACAAGTGGGGAGCAGGCGGTGCAACAAATTGTGCAAATGGTGAAGCATGGCAAGGTGACATCACAGCAAGGAATAGATGTTGTGCTGCGTGCAGATACGATTTGTTTACATGGGGATGGTGAGCATGCAGTGCAATTTGCACAATTAGTACAGCAGAAATTGTTGGCTGAGCAAATTGTCGTAAAAGCATTTCAATGA
- a CDS encoding LysR family transcriptional regulator produces the protein MDLKWLKTFITVVEEGSFRAAAEKLYISQPSITVHIKSLEAQLQVQLFIREHTKVTLAPIGEQYYPIAKKLLAQVEASMKEIYQASLQPKIPLVISVSPALLSTKVLKQIHDFIHLHTQYDVEIVMGDQSSLNTSIRTEQIDVAIGLQKMISKNFHSERIQRAPMKLVYSSKLQLDGVNLNQQLKGLFEQYPLYIGYLNEHIPVLEELEREYGLSKYQKIHDMLFAIKLIKEGLGVGLLPEILISTELEEGSLRVLEIGAIASIYPIDIYMSHLRNNMNAISFLSYMRNQFIEV, from the coding sequence GTGGATTTAAAATGGTTAAAAACTTTTATCACAGTAGTGGAAGAGGGGAGCTTTCGTGCGGCTGCGGAAAAGCTATATATTTCTCAGCCTAGTATAACAGTCCATATAAAATCATTAGAGGCACAATTGCAGGTTCAATTATTTATACGTGAGCATACAAAAGTAACCCTTGCGCCAATCGGTGAACAGTATTATCCGATTGCCAAAAAGTTGCTTGCACAAGTAGAGGCAAGTATGAAAGAAATTTATCAAGCATCGCTACAGCCTAAAATTCCTCTTGTTATTTCGGTTTCTCCAGCACTACTGTCTACAAAGGTTTTGAAACAAATACATGATTTTATTCATTTACATACACAGTATGATGTAGAAATTGTGATGGGTGACCAAAGCTCTTTAAATACCTCGATAAGAACCGAACAAATAGATGTGGCTATCGGTTTACAAAAAATGATATCAAAAAATTTTCACTCAGAGCGTATTCAACGTGCGCCAATGAAGCTTGTATACTCCTCTAAATTACAGCTAGATGGAGTAAATTTGAATCAACAGCTCAAGGGGCTATTTGAACAATATCCATTATATATTGGTTATTTGAATGAACACATTCCAGTGTTAGAAGAATTGGAAAGAGAGTATGGCTTAAGTAAATATCAAAAGATACACGATATGTTATTTGCAATTAAGTTGATAAAGGAAGGCTTAGGGGTTGGGCTTTTACCAGAGATTTTAATAAGCACAGAGCTGGAAGAAGGTTCATTACGAGTATTGGAGATTGGCGCAATTGCTTCGATTTATCCGATTGATATTTATATGAGCCATTTAAGAAATAATATGAATGCCATTTCTTTTTTGAGCTATATGCGAAATCAATTTATAGAAGTATAA
- a CDS encoding sigma-w pathway protein ysdB translates to MALLLRVLILVVVIYIFYKGVRYLIDPKRKLDEAYENGQYYFYDDVKNVRKNFFISYKGALFEGEKYLGATEDAFEVISIFVFVHDTMKLQGLTKSDFLYLEKEIKMSYPNAKISWKNPIEQLMKEESSEHL, encoded by the coding sequence ATGGCTCTTCTACTTCGAGTGCTAATTTTAGTTGTGGTTATTTACATATTTTATAAAGGAGTTCGCTATCTGATCGATCCGAAACGCAAGCTAGATGAAGCTTATGAAAACGGGCAATATTATTTTTATGATGATGTAAAAAACGTGCGCAAAAATTTCTTTATTTCTTATAAAGGAGCACTTTTTGAAGGTGAAAAATATTTAGGGGCAACAGAGGATGCATTTGAAGTTATTTCGATTTTTGTCTTTGTCCATGATACGATGAAGCTACAAGGATTGACGAAAAGCGATTTTTTATATTTAGAAAAAGAAATTAAAATGAGCTATCCAAATGCAAAAATTAGCTGGAAAAATCCAATTGAACAGTTAATGAAAGAAGAAAGTAGCGAGCATCTATAA
- the plsY gene encoding glycerol-3-phosphate 1-O-acyltransferase PlsY translates to MNILTLILSYLIGSVSFALIIGKIFYKKDIRNYGSGNLGATNAYRVLGIKAGLIVAIADILKGTLACLLPLILNSTINPIFCGLLAILGHIFSVFANFKGGKAVATATGVFLFVTPLGVLVGFIVFILTLLITKYVSLSSMLASITLFIYSLIFEDKVIIALSLLIIVAILILHRQNIKRILNGTENRIV, encoded by the coding sequence TTGAACATTTTAACTCTGATTTTAAGTTATCTAATAGGTTCCGTTTCATTTGCTTTAATAATCGGCAAAATATTTTATAAGAAAGATATTCGTAATTATGGTAGTGGAAATCTTGGTGCAACTAATGCTTATAGAGTTTTAGGAATAAAAGCAGGATTAATTGTTGCAATTGCTGATATATTAAAAGGTACACTTGCTTGTTTACTTCCATTAATACTTAATTCTACGATAAACCCTATTTTTTGCGGTTTATTAGCTATATTAGGACATATATTTTCTGTATTTGCTAATTTTAAAGGTGGAAAAGCTGTTGCGACAGCAACTGGAGTCTTTTTATTTGTGACACCTTTAGGAGTTTTGGTTGGCTTTATTGTGTTTATACTAACTTTGTTAATTACTAAGTATGTATCACTAAGTTCAATGTTAGCTAGTATAACATTATTTATTTACAGTCTAATATTTGAAGATAAGGTTATCATAGCACTTTCTCTACTAATAATCGTAGCAATACTCATTCTTCATCGACAAAATATAAAGAGAATTCTAAATGGAACAGAGAATAGAATAGTCTGA
- the sspI gene encoding small acid-soluble spore protein SspI: protein MNFQIRQAITANVAGQNAQELTDIVEDAIERGEEHLLPGLGVFLEKWWNVADEQERQHFTEKLATQFN, encoded by the coding sequence ATGAACTTTCAAATACGACAAGCAATTACTGCTAATGTTGCAGGGCAAAATGCACAGGAATTAACTGATATTGTAGAGGATGCAATTGAGCGTGGCGAGGAGCACTTATTACCAGGGCTCGGCGTGTTTTTAGAAAAATGGTGGAATGTAGCGGATGAACAAGAACGCCAACACTTTACAGAAAAGCTAGCGACACAATTTAATTAG
- a CDS encoding M42 family metallopeptidase gives MTQLDATLQMLKDLTDANGIPGNERAPREVMKKYIAPFADEMETDNLGSLIAKKVGDTNGPKIMVSGHLDEIGLMVTKIDDKGFISFQTVGGWWGQVMLAQRMTITTRSGEEIIGVIGSKPPHILPAEVRKKPVDIKDMFIDVGATSKEEAMEWGIRPGDMITPYFEFHVMKNDKHLLAKAWDNRIGCAIAIDVLRALKDEKHPNIVYGVGSVQEEIGLRGAKTATHKIQPDIGFAVDVGIAGDTPGVTPKESTSKMGAGPQIVIYDASMVAHSGLRDFVLDVAEENNIPYQFETIAGGGTDAGAIHITANGVPSLAIGVATRYIHSHAGILHRDDYENAVKLIVEVIKKLDRDTVNQIIFE, from the coding sequence ATGACACAATTAGATGCAACATTACAAATGTTGAAGGATTTAACGGATGCAAATGGTATCCCAGGAAATGAGCGTGCACCACGTGAAGTGATGAAAAAATACATAGCACCTTTTGCTGATGAAATGGAAACAGATAATTTAGGCAGCTTAATCGCCAAAAAAGTAGGTGATACGAACGGACCAAAAATTATGGTTTCAGGACACTTAGATGAAATCGGCTTAATGGTAACAAAAATTGATGATAAAGGCTTTATTAGCTTCCAAACAGTTGGCGGCTGGTGGGGGCAAGTGATGCTTGCACAGCGCATGACGATTACAACACGCAGCGGTGAAGAAATTATCGGTGTTATCGGTTCAAAGCCACCACATATTTTGCCTGCGGAAGTACGCAAAAAGCCAGTGGATATTAAAGATATGTTTATCGATGTTGGCGCTACTTCAAAAGAAGAGGCGATGGAATGGGGCATTCGTCCAGGTGATATGATTACACCATATTTCGAATTCCACGTGATGAAAAATGACAAGCATCTATTAGCGAAAGCATGGGATAACCGTATCGGCTGTGCAATTGCCATTGATGTATTGCGTGCATTAAAGGATGAAAAGCATCCCAATATCGTATACGGTGTAGGTAGCGTACAAGAGGAAATCGGTTTACGTGGTGCAAAAACAGCGACACATAAAATTCAACCAGATATCGGCTTTGCGGTAGATGTAGGTATCGCAGGGGATACACCAGGGGTAACACCAAAGGAATCGACATCGAAAATGGGCGCAGGTCCACAAATCGTCATCTATGATGCATCAATGGTTGCACATAGCGGTTTACGTGACTTTGTACTAGATGTAGCAGAAGAAAATAACATTCCTTACCAATTTGAAACAATCGCAGGTGGCGGTACAGATGCTGGGGCAATTCATATTACAGCGAACGGTGTACCATCGCTTGCAATTGGTGTAGCAACGCGCTATATTCATTCACATGCTGGGATTTTACACCGTGATGACTATGAAAATGCGGTGAAATTAATCGTTGAAGTAATTAAAAAATTAGACCGTGATACAGTGAATCAAATTATTTTTGAATAA
- the pxpB gene encoding 5-oxoprolinase subunit PxpB, which translates to MEVIILTHITFKPLNDCALLIVFGDSISITTHQEIQHFHKTIEEQPFQGMIEAVPSYTSICIYYDVMQVVRKPSQTIYESIVTYLQSLLTKNEQHDLSTRRLIDIPVVYGGEYGPDLAFVASYHGLSEEEIIERHSSQQYIVYMLGFAPGFAFLGGLDETIATPRKEVPRLTIPAGSVGIGGQQTGVYPFETPGGWQIIGRTPQRLFLPEQYPPTYLQAGDRIRFRAISAQQWRDFI; encoded by the coding sequence ATGGAGGTTATTATATTGACGCATATTACCTTTAAACCTTTAAATGATTGCGCACTGCTGATCGTTTTTGGTGATAGCATTTCCATTACAACACATCAAGAAATCCAGCATTTTCATAAAACGATTGAAGAGCAGCCATTTCAAGGGATGATTGAAGCGGTCCCAAGTTATACATCGATTTGTATTTATTATGATGTGATGCAAGTCGTGCGCAAACCTTCACAAACGATTTATGAAAGCATTGTTACCTATTTGCAAAGCTTGCTGACGAAAAATGAGCAGCATGATTTATCCACGCGTCGCTTAATTGATATTCCTGTTGTATATGGTGGTGAATACGGACCCGATTTAGCCTTTGTTGCGAGCTATCATGGGTTATCAGAAGAGGAAATTATTGAACGCCATAGCTCACAGCAATATATTGTTTATATGCTCGGCTTTGCACCTGGCTTTGCTTTTTTAGGAGGGCTGGACGAAACCATTGCCACACCTCGCAAAGAAGTACCCCGTTTAACAATCCCAGCAGGCTCTGTCGGGATTGGTGGACAGCAAACAGGGGTCTATCCTTTCGAAACACCGGGCGGCTGGCAAATTATCGGGAGAACACCCCAGCGACTATTTTTGCCTGAGCAATACCCACCGACCTATTTACAGGCTGGAGACCGCATACGTTTCCGAGCTATCTCTGCACAGCAATGGAGGGATTTCATATGA
- a CDS encoding DUF1294 domain-containing protein, giving the protein MKIEFAALAYVAVMSLILCILMYRDKAKATKKEWRIAEKTLFSVAILGGAIGGVLGMYLFRHKTRHNSFAFGFPLLAALQIYVLVTLLK; this is encoded by the coding sequence ATGAAAATAGAATTTGCTGCACTTGCATATGTAGCAGTCATGTCGCTTATCCTTTGCATACTGATGTATCGTGATAAGGCAAAAGCAACGAAAAAAGAGTGGCGTATTGCAGAAAAAACATTATTTAGCGTAGCCATTTTAGGTGGGGCAATTGGTGGTGTGCTTGGCATGTATTTATTCCGTCATAAAACGCGCCACAATTCCTTTGCATTTGGCTTTCCATTGCTTGCAGCCTTACAAATTTACGTGCTTGTTACATTATTGAAGTAA
- the infC gene encoding translation initiation factor IF-3 — protein MYVNEGIRARELRLIDHNGDQLGVKTRNEALEIAARVNLDLVLVAPQAKPPVARIMDYGKFKFEQQKKDREIRKNQKVIVMKEVRLSPTIDEHDYQTKLRAAIKFLEKGDKVKASIRFKGRAITHKEIGQRVLDRFAEACAEVATVEQKPKMDGRSMFLVLQPKNEKQ, from the coding sequence ATGTATGTAAACGAAGGCATTCGCGCGCGTGAACTTCGTCTTATCGACCATAATGGTGACCAACTTGGTGTGAAAACACGCAATGAGGCGCTTGAAATTGCCGCTCGTGTAAACTTGGATCTTGTCCTTGTGGCTCCTCAAGCCAAGCCGCCAGTCGCACGTATCATGGACTATGGTAAATTTAAGTTCGAACAGCAAAAGAAAGATCGCGAAATTCGTAAAAATCAAAAGGTCATCGTGATGAAAGAGGTTCGTTTGAGCCCAACAATCGATGAGCATGATTACCAAACGAAGCTACGTGCAGCAATTAAGTTCCTTGAAAAAGGAGACAAAGTAAAAGCAAGCATTCGCTTTAAAGGTCGTGCGATTACACACAAAGAAATTGGTCAACGTGTGTTAGATCGCTTTGCTGAAGCTTGTGCCGAAGTTGCAACGGTTGAACAAAAACCGAAAATGGATGGCCGCAGCATGTTTTTAGTTCTTCAACCAAAGAACGAAAAACAATAA
- the rplT gene encoding 50S ribosomal protein L20 yields the protein MPRVKGGTVTRARRKKVLKLAKGYYGSKHTLYKVANQAVMKSGQYAYRDRRQKKRDFRKLWITRINAAARINGLSYSRLMHGLKVAGIEVNRKMLADLAVNDAAAFAQLADAAKNAQAK from the coding sequence ATGCCACGCGTAAAAGGCGGAACAGTAACACGCGCACGTCGCAAAAAAGTATTAAAATTAGCTAAAGGTTACTACGGTTCAAAACACACTCTATATAAAGTAGCTAACCAAGCAGTAATGAAATCAGGTCAATATGCATACCGTGACCGTCGTCAAAAGAAACGTGATTTCCGTAAATTATGGATCACTCGTATCAATGCGGCAGCACGCATCAACGGTCTTTCTTACAGCCGTTTAATGCACGGTTTAAAAGTTGCAGGTATCGAAGTTAACCGTAAAATGTTAGCTGACTTAGCTGTAAACGATGCAGCAGCATTCGCTCAATTAGCAGACGCTGCAAAAAATGCACAAGCTAAATAA
- the rpmI gene encoding 50S ribosomal protein L35 — protein MPKMKTHRGAAKRFKKTGTGKLKFDRAYGSHLFANKSTKQKRHLRKAKVATSGDFKRIRSLLTYMK, from the coding sequence ATGCCAAAAATGAAAACTCACCGTGGCGCTGCTAAGCGTTTCAAAAAAACGGGTACTGGAAAATTAAAATTTGACCGTGCTTATGGTAGCCACTTATTTGCTAACAAATCAACTAAGCAAAAGCGTCACTTACGTAAAGCGAAAGTCGCTACTTCAGGCGATTTCAAACGTATCCGTTCATTATTAACTTACATGAAATAA
- a CDS encoding DUF3784 domain-containing protein has protein sequence MVWIIIAAVLVFLGFAVHKFKWYFLISGYNTMSKEQKKHVDIEGLSRFIGRYMYGIALLFLALGAADRFGYHRLMTPLIIVLIISAIVIVIKSQKFNHNIMDEHGKLKKGAGKQLKKPAIILAVTFVGVAILIYFSLQQTSIIATEQQLEVKGVYGNEYGWKNIQQLELIETLPEIAVRTNGSAVGTKLKGHFKLENGEKAKLFVDKSKPPFIRFVADDQIVIFNLASSEETRAMYETMQRYVK, from the coding sequence ATGGTTTGGATAATTATTGCCGCAGTTTTGGTATTTTTAGGCTTTGCAGTGCATAAATTTAAATGGTATTTTCTTATTTCAGGCTATAATACGATGTCGAAGGAACAGAAGAAACATGTAGATATAGAAGGGCTCAGCCGCTTTATTGGTCGCTATATGTACGGCATCGCATTATTATTTTTAGCGTTAGGAGCTGCTGATAGGTTCGGCTATCATCGCTTGATGACGCCGCTTATTATTGTTTTAATTATTTCAGCGATTGTGATTGTAATTAAATCTCAAAAATTCAATCATAATATCATGGATGAGCATGGTAAATTGAAAAAAGGTGCAGGCAAACAACTAAAAAAACCTGCTATTATTTTAGCTGTTACATTCGTCGGTGTTGCAATTTTAATCTATTTTTCATTACAGCAAACATCTATCATCGCAACAGAGCAGCAGCTTGAAGTGAAAGGAGTGTATGGCAATGAATATGGGTGGAAAAATATACAGCAGTTAGAATTAATCGAAACGTTACCAGAAATTGCGGTGCGCACAAACGGCTCGGCAGTTGGTACAAAGCTCAAAGGACACTTTAAGCTGGAAAATGGCGAGAAAGCAAAATTGTTTGTTGATAAAAGTAAGCCGCCATTTATTCGTTTTGTTGCAGATGATCAAATTGTTATTTTTAATTTAGCTTCAAGCGAGGAAACAAGGGCAATGTATGAAACGATGCAGCGCTATGTGAAATAA
- the argF gene encoding ornithine carbamoyltransferase: MKLLEEVQLKPVDSLKGKDLLTLLDYTSEEVQALIKLATQMKIVTKQGKCPRLLEGKTLGMIFEKSSTRTRVSFEVGMQQLGGYGMYMNARDMQIGRGEPVADTGRVLSGYLDGIMIRANSHTMVEELAQSATIPVINGLTDLDHPCQALADLETIAEHKGELKGLKVAYVGDGNNVAHALVIAAAHVGMHVAVATPAGYECDATIMEQAQQIALANGGSVLATHNPVEAVKNADAIYADVWTSMGQEEETEQRLKDFRGYQINDELVAHAKPDYMFLHCLPAHREEEVATSVIDGPNSYIFEQAENRLHAQKAVLISLLA; this comes from the coding sequence ATGAAATTATTAGAAGAGGTACAGTTAAAGCCTGTTGACAGTTTAAAGGGAAAAGATTTATTAACATTGCTTGATTACACAAGCGAGGAAGTGCAGGCATTAATCAAGCTTGCAACACAGATGAAAATCGTGACAAAGCAAGGCAAATGCCCACGTTTACTAGAAGGTAAGACGCTTGGCATGATTTTTGAAAAAAGCTCCACTCGTACACGCGTTTCATTTGAAGTAGGCATGCAGCAGCTAGGTGGCTATGGCATGTATATGAATGCACGCGATATGCAAATCGGTCGTGGAGAGCCTGTTGCAGATACAGGTCGTGTGTTATCAGGTTATTTAGATGGAATTATGATTCGTGCCAATTCTCACACGATGGTCGAGGAGCTTGCACAATCTGCAACAATCCCAGTGATTAACGGTTTAACAGATTTAGATCATCCTTGCCAAGCATTAGCTGACTTAGAAACAATCGCTGAGCATAAAGGCGAGCTAAAAGGCTTGAAGGTAGCATATGTAGGTGATGGCAATAATGTGGCACATGCACTTGTCATTGCAGCGGCACATGTAGGAATGCATGTAGCAGTAGCAACACCTGCTGGCTATGAATGTGATGCAACAATTATGGAGCAGGCACAACAAATTGCACTAGCAAATGGTGGCTCTGTACTTGCAACACATAACCCAGTTGAGGCAGTGAAAAATGCAGATGCTATTTATGCAGATGTATGGACATCGATGGGGCAGGAAGAGGAAACAGAGCAACGCTTAAAGGATTTCCGAGGCTATCAAATTAACGATGAGCTGGTCGCACATGCGAAGCCTGATTATATGTTTTTACACTGCTTACCAGCACATCGTGAAGAAGAAGTAGCGACATCTGTTATTGATGGACCAAACTCTTATATTTTTGAGCAAGCAGAAAATCGTTTGCATGCACAAAAGGCAGTATTAATTTCTTTATTAGCGTAG
- a CDS encoding helix-turn-helix domain-containing protein, with the protein MNLSGKIKKIRVENKLTQEQLAEKLQVSRSTISSWETGRSYPDLEMVIVICDCFNVSLDFLLREDEEMVRKLNFGMKQKRILIGLVFILAALLINTLVSTTSFQANMKNLEITNINLIRDVSYNGENPYKDWNTTINLDMKSKNIFFKPVANELLVFNDNGNLTIQANWSFSIFNIFDTQRTVQADQSVLINSDVSNDAITLKLRGDKSDKSIPFQVSNIINLSKN; encoded by the coding sequence ATGAATTTATCTGGAAAAATAAAAAAAATAAGAGTAGAAAATAAGCTAACTCAAGAGCAATTAGCTGAAAAATTGCAAGTATCGAGATCCACTATATCAAGCTGGGAAACAGGGAGGAGTTATCCTGATTTAGAAATGGTTATTGTCATTTGTGACTGCTTTAATGTTTCTTTAGATTTTTTATTAAGAGAGGATGAGGAAATGGTGCGAAAATTGAATTTCGGAATGAAACAAAAAAGAATATTAATAGGGTTAGTATTTATTTTAGCAGCATTGTTAATTAATACATTAGTAAGCACGACATCATTTCAAGCGAATATGAAAAATTTGGAAATAACTAACATTAATCTAATTCGGGATGTAAGTTATAATGGAGAAAATCCATATAAAGATTGGAATACAACAATTAATTTAGATATGAAATCTAAAAATATATTTTTTAAACCTGTAGCGAATGAGCTATTAGTTTTCAATGATAATGGGAATTTAACCATACAAGCAAATTGGTCATTTAGCATATTTAACATATTTGATACACAGCGAACTGTTCAAGCTGACCAGTCTGTTTTAATTAATAGTGACGTATCAAATGATGCTATTACATTGAAATTGCGTGGAGATAAATCGGATAAATCCATTCCATTTCAAGTATCTAATATCATTAACCTGTCTAAAAATTAG